The proteins below come from a single Lineus longissimus chromosome 5, tnLinLong1.2, whole genome shotgun sequence genomic window:
- the LOC135488003 gene encoding uncharacterized protein LOC135488003 yields MQDNNVVCLPHEPLRISLDTKLAKESGDLPVQFAKTSQISSEASVKDISSRPDAQTLYQKVELKLDGRQQTFLMPMSVVSQSVGLPQPTMSRTVPLTPPKALQTAQGAAKMPNPEPVIPVVVEPDTENTLLKSEVNTNTVDSKEHSLSTKGSVSPRPLLPNHSLCHGETDGYRILQPLKSKRGRPKKSFSPVKKYKLMNEKRRCRVLKPKSDINSDDSNIGTIGLNGGTGFKNSSPLQQTGLSSKQADKVTNGAVPFGFVNVMDSSSNENLKTVDSVTSKPLDQEEPFLKIHSVYSLSTGPNACDFNDDAKIPNEKLNEVSECDQKNETLSCATEKVNGNITTNQSGHNPLSESDIPKEKKSRSLFSALSDLTELDTNDSSHLGDDFSINSADCSKTETITLNSKSEVSGCSHVGDSDRPGKGSNGDCSVTAKLTMNKHDIAIANEQQDVCATGAVLKSVAKCENPPSDSNLEKPEIDKSVTELPANLKNVNPDIIACAAGLKNILRGVSLESIQQVPEENCPSPDKTKPEIVPTPSVLKSEVEEMALKSKKVKGRSLADVVQSLSGGTSFSDSNRTGIREVNGEKQSDIEFGHDFNGGAVCDLSPEFDRQSPVIPAVDSLLTKPDIVTVHKPIKTLAPAEPTEQVDKKMDSILTESDKKGLAPGVEIDLHDKTDLKLTPQKNVNDGINEVFDAVLSADTCFDLGDFDSPTKLSAYEALSDPGDHELADVNSGTEDTCEPSRSGIADLTKNLKRIPLPVVEHDRLPAEEEPAQLEEGKMYPPENMSELYDATTEELDWSKDSSDSSIAPEDFRILQHAFSSYVALDDIGVALHGAKVINIGDLPLDVNLRFRRPSTLDGLKLSNENPERNLADNARRKQDIREWIETTKAADKPDEFESTSSSPLPPELEIEPATMDSDPTPFFKGISETPPEIDLVANKNDGHSFVKQSARKTFSDRSKLTLVKKRCVSRGAENLLKTVSHSNNNRASGSGKKKKGLNLAKEERRIKHIMRMREYRQKQKLKKLKGNVLSQELVVRSKVKQTVNDIEFKGDVDHQKLKEPSQKKARYEVTKGHKLSDEEKRLRNAFRAKEWRKKRKLLLMQGKADPSIQSPNKRRKLISGEEVPLECTVGGSTLEKTIEGVVRFKAEEVCKSSDAVTEFEIKADFPCIVNGEHARSASDTTIAEEPKRKRGRPSKTKGKKKSLEREDWKLNQKGQVGVRNRTTFSCGAGDTEKNNQSRILKHTSEVTDGPTQGDVFSFKSDSSVEGESTDAFSTNFVHTVTTESSTQTRKKKGTNSRIAILNKKAKYSREVRNRLKVMNSSKDDWVASAGECSECPSSEPRVLAIKRDQIKRGRGRPRKDSMDCTLSPSFENATMSLQNSLPKVLDVDKDKGTQSDLTNVIGKRRNELLGHSDVNSLMVSPASAMSVPIPPESLTKSKIKDTELSSPGPTKHTQGCTIANAFEYHVELSPIPNTDIAAKGKKKYLNKSEPAPFDMNSNIVSNTEDTSKSMNISQPAQKVQVKRGRGRPRKNSLDGVPLASSRVSSTMNEPVTITVLKDQSKSITGQNSWKQNSLSAKETNSKDSVRVVPDADDEVSLSGNSGAVYPKILMDSAVISPMCPQKTQPMAEKRKRGRPFGRFKKCEKIEASNSPDITDVSAQLTQVDEAKQQVDAVDENHLWGKEDLTVDASFEEEPVQSYEMSMNESDDFYLSMSVTSPPMSPVQKRTPAPVQPNPCTKGKASNNSEKETAVSEVPVHVPAPPVLTPEDHAYKLKVLMDKLKSQNEELDKLRAQQK; encoded by the exons ATGCAGGACAACAATGTAGTGTGTCTACCACACGAACCACTGCGTATTAGTTTAGATACAAAACTGGCGAAAGAGAGCGGTGATCTACCCGTTCAGTTTGCCAAGACAAGTCAAATCTCGTCAGAGGCAAGCGTGAAAG ACATATCGTCTCGACCTGATGCCCAAACTTTGTACCAGAAAGTGGAACTTAAACTAGATGGCCGACAGCAGACATTCCTTATGCCCATGTCAGTGGTGAGCCAATCTGTAGGCCTACCCCAGCCAACCATGAGCCGAACCGTGCCCTTGACTCCACCGAAGGCCTTGCAGACAGCCCAGGGAGCGGCAAAAATGCCGAACCCAGAGCCTGTTATACCTGTCGTGGTCGAGCCTGACACTGAAAATACTTTGCTCAAATCAGAAGTAAACACTAACACAGTTGATTCTAAGGAACATTCACTGTCGACAAAAGGCTCTGTTTCTCCAAGACCCTTGCTGCCCAACCACAGTTTGTGTCATGGGGAAACTGATGGTTATCGTATCCTTCAACCTCTTAAGTCAAAACGAGGGCGTCCAAAAAAGAGCTTTTCTCCAGTTAAAAAATACAAGCTAATGAACGAAAAACGTCGTTGCCGTGTCCTCAAGCCAAAGTCTGATATAAATTCCGACGATTCAAATATTGGAACGATTGGATTGAACGGAGGTACTGGCTTCAAGAATTCTTCACCATTACAGCAGACTGGTCTAAGCTCGAAGCAAGCTGATAAGGTTACAAACGGGGCAGTACCTTTTGGTTTTGTCAATGTAATGGATTCAAGCTCGAATGAAAATCTTAAGACTGTTGATAGTGTTACGAGCAAACCTCTTGACCAGGAGGAGCCCTTCCTAAAAATTCATTCCGTCTATAGTCTTAGTACAGGACCTAATGCTTGTGATTTTAATGATGATGCAAAGATTCCAAACGAAAAGTTAAACGAGGTGTCAGAATGTGACCAAAAAAATGAAACTCTGTCTTGCGCTACCGAAAAAGTAAACGGAAATATAACTACCAATCAAAGCGGTCATAATCCTCTGTCCGAATCAGACATTCCAAAGGAGAAGAAGTCTCGATCTCTCTTTTCTGCGCTTTCCGATCTAACAGAGTTGGATACCAATGATTCCTCGCATCTTGGAGATGATTTCTCTATCAATAGTGCGGACTGTTCTAAAACTGAAACAATAACTTTGAATAGCAAGAGTGAGGTTAGTGGGTGTTCGCACGTGGGGGATTCAGATCGGCCGGGCAAAGGCTCTAATGGTGACTGTAGTGTTACAGCCAAGCTGACAATGAACAAACATGACATTGCTATTGCCAATGAACAGCAGGATGTATGCGCCACTGGTGCTGTCTTGAAATCCGTAGCAAAATGTGAAAACCCGCCTTCTGATTCGAACCTGGAGAAACCGGAAATTGACAAAAGTGTCACTGAGCTTCCTGCCAACCTTAAGAATGTAAATCCAGACATCATTGCTTGTGCAGCCGGACTGAAAAACATCCTAAGGGGTGTATCGTTAGAGTCTATTCAACAAGTGCCTGAAGAAAACTGTCCATCTCCTGATAAGACCAAACCGGAAATTGTTCCTACTCCGTCTGTTTTGAAAAGTGAGGTGGAGgaaatggctttgaaaagcaAGAAGGTCAAGGGGAGATCCTTGGCTGATGTAGTTCAATCTTTAAGTGGTGGTACGTCGTTCAGTGATAGTAATCGTACTGGTATTAGAGAAGTGAATGGAGAGAAACAATCGGACATCGAGTTCGGTCATGATTTTAATGGCGGGGCAGTGTGCGATCTATCGCCTGAATTTGATAGACAATCGCCGGTAATTCCGGCAGTTGACAGTTTGCTGACTAAGCCTGACATTGTTACCGTACATAAGCCAATCAAAACACTAGCTCCAGCTGAACCAACTGAGCAGGTTGATAAGAAAATGGACAGTATATTGACCGAGTCTGACAAAAAAGGACTGGCTCCTGGTGTAGAGATAGACCTGCATGATAAAACGGATTTGAAACTGACACCTCAAAAAAATGTCAATGACGGCATAAACGAGGTATTTGATGCTGTTTTGAGTGCCGATACATGTTTTGATCTGGGTGACTTTGATAGCCCAACGAAACTATCAGCATACGAAGCATTGTCCGATCCAGGTGATCATGAACTTGCTGACGTCAATTCCGGGACTGAGGATACATGTGAACCTAGTCGTTCTGGTATTGCGGACCTCACAAAGAACTTAAAACGTATTCCTTTGCCGGTTGTAGAACATGACAGGCTGCCAGCTGAGGAAGAACCAGCACaattagaagaaggaaaaatgTATCCGCCAGAAAATATGTCTGAACTCTATGATGCTACCACAGAGGAATTAGATTGGAGTAAGGACTCATCTGATAGTTCCATTGCCCCAGAGGATTTTCGAATTCTTCAACATGCGTTTTCGAGCTATGTTGCCCTAGATGACATCGGTGTAGCCCTTCATGGTGCCAAAGTTATCAACATTGGCGATTTGCCCTTAGATGTGAATCTACGATTCAGACGTCCCAGCACTCTCGATGGCTTGAAATTGAGCAATGAAAATCCAGAGCGCAACCTTGCAGACAACGCCAGACGAAAACAAGATATCAGGGAATGGATTGAGACAACAAAAGCCGCCGACAAACCTGATGAATTTGAATCTACATCCAGCTCACCTCTGCCACCGGAACTTGAAATTGAGCCAGCCACCATGGACAGTGATCCGACTCCATTCTTTAAAGGTATCAGTGAGACTCCACCTGAGATTGATCTTGTCGCCAACAAGAACGATGGTCATTCCTTTGTGAAGCAGAGTgcaagaaaaacattttcagaCCGTTCCAAATTGACTTTAGTAAAGAAGAGATGTGTGTCAAGGGGTGCTGAGAATTTGTTAAAAACTGTATCACATTCAAACAATAATCGGGCTTCAGGCAGTGGTAAAAAGAAAAAAGGTTTGAATCTTGCCAAGGAAGAAAGAAGAATAAAGCACATCATGAGAATGAGAGAATACCGTCAAAAACAGAAGTTGAAGAAGCTCAAGGGCAATGTTCTTTCTCAAGAACTTGTAGTCCGGAGCAAAGTGAAACAGACCGTGAATGACATCGAGTTCAAGGGTGATGTTGATCACCAAAAACTGAAAGAACCAAGTCAGAAAAAGGCGCGTTACGAAGTTACGAAAGGTCATAAGTTGTCAGATGAAGAAAAGAGGCTGAGGAACGCATTTAGGGCCAAGGAGTGGAGGAAGAAACgaaaattgttgttgatgcaaGGGAAAGCCGACCCGAGTATCCAAAGTCCTAATAAGAGAAGAAAGCTCATTTCGGGGGAGGAAGTTCCCCTTGAATGTACTGTGGGAGGGTCCACTCTCGAGAAAACGATTGAAGGCGTCGTTAGGTTTAAAGCAGAGGAGGTTTGCAAGTCCAGTGATGCAGTAACAGAGTTCGAAATTAAGGCTGATTTTCCTTGCATTGTTAATGGGGAACATGCTAGGTCTGCTTCAGACACAACTATTGCTGAAGAACCTAAAAGAAAACGAGGAAGACCGTCGAAGACGAAAGGCAAGAAGAAGAGTCTGGAAAGAGAAGACTGGAAATTAAATCAAAAGGGACAAGTTGGTGTTAGAAATCGAACAACGTTTAGCTGTGGTGCAGGGGATACAGAGAAAAACAATCAAAGTCGCATTTTAAAACACACGTCAGAAGTCACTGATGGGCCAACCCAGGGTGATGTGTTCAGTTTTAAGTCCGATAGCTCTGTCGAAGGCGAGTCCACTGATGCTTTCTCAACGAACTTCGTGCATACGGTGACGACAGAATCGTCCACCCAGACAAGAAAGAAGAAGGGAACGAATTCTCGCATTGCGATACTTAACAAGAAAGCGAAGTACTCGAGAGAGGTGAGGAATCGATTAAAGGTCATGAACAGTTCAAAGGACGATTGGGTTGCTTCTGCAGGCGAATGCTCCGAGTGTCCTAGTTCGGAACCTAGAGTCCTGGCCATCAAACGGGATCAGATCAAGCGCGGTAGAGGTCGTCCTAGGAAGGATTCAATGGACTGTACTCTCTCACCATCTTTTGAGAACGCCACCATGTCTCTACAGAACAGTTTGCCGAAGGTTCTTGATGTGGACAAGGATAAGGGTACTCAATCTGACTTGACGAATGTGATTGGGAAACGCAGGAATGAGTTGCTGGGTCATTCTGATGTTAATTCTCTAATGGTGTCCCCTGCAAGTGCAATGAGTGTGCCTATTCCCCCTGAGAGTctaacaaaatcaaaaataaaagaCACTGAACTTAGTTCACCAGGTCCTACTAAACACACACAAGGTTGCACAATTGCTAATGCATTTGAGTATCACGTAGAACTAAGCCCAATTCCGAACACTGATATTGCTGCAAAAGGCAAAAAGAAGTATCTCAATAAGTCAGAACCCGCCCCATTCGATATGAATTCAAATATCGTTAGTAATACTGAGGACACTAGCAAAAGCATGAATATTTCTCAACCAGCACAAAAAGTTCAAGTCAAGCGTGGTAGGGGCCGACCGAGAAAAAATTCACTGGATGGTGTGCCTTTAGCGTCTTCTCGCGTTAGCAGTACGATGAATGAACCTGTCACTATCACGGTACTAAAGGATCAATCGAAAAGCATAACGGGTCAGAATTCTTGGAAACAGAACTCTTTATCAGCCAAAGAAACCAACAGTAAGGACTCCGTTAGGGTTGTGCCGGATGCTGATGACGAGGTATCGCTTTCTGGTAATTCAGGAGCGGTTTACCCCAAAATACTCATGGACAGTGCCGTTATATCGCCGATGTGTCCTCAAAAGACCCAACCGATGGCTGAAAAACGAAAACGTGGTCGACCTTTTGGGAGATTTAAAAAGTGTGAGAAGATCGAAGCATCTAACAGCCCTGACATTACGGATGTATCTGCGCAGCTGACTCAAGTCGATGAAGCTAAACAGCAGGTCGACGCCGTTGATGAAAATCATCTCTGGGGAAAGGAGGATTTGACAGTCGACGCGTCCTTTGAAGAAGAGCCTGTCCAAAGCTATGAGATGTCTATGAACGAATCGGATGATTTCTACCTTTCCATGAGTGTGACAAGTCCCCCGATGTCTCCGGTACAGAAACGCACACCGGCTCCTGTCCAACCGAATCCCTGCACGAAAGGTAAAGCTAGCAACAACTCCGAGAAGGAAACTGCAGTTTCCGAAGTACCTGTACATGTTCCAGCCCCTCCAGTGCTTACTCCGGAAGACCATGCCTACAAGTTGAAAGTGCTAATGGACAAGTTGAAATCGCAAAATGAAGAACTGGACAAGCTACGCGCTCAGCAGAAATAG